From the Tenacibaculum dicentrarchi genome, the window CGTTTTAAATCGGCAGGTAAATGCCAAATTAAATCGTTTCCTTTCCCTAAAGCATTGTTATTTGCTATTGCTGCAATTATTGTAATCATAGATTTTAATTTAATAAACGGCTATTTTCTTACACTTTTATGATGCTTTTATACCGCTTTATTTTTTCTTTTCCGAAGATATAAAAAATTACACCGCCACCACACCTTTTATGTGCGGATGCGAATCATAACCAACTAATTCAAAATCTTCAAAAGTAAAATCTTCAATATTTTTAATTGCCGGGTTTATTTTCATCGTCGGAAGCGGTTTTGGCTCGCGAGAAACCTGCAAAGCTAACTGCTCTTGATGATTATTATAAATATGTGCATCGCCAAAAGTATGGATAAAGTCGCCCGCCTGATAGCCACAAACCTGTGCAATCATCATGGTAAACAAAGCGTAAGAAGCGATATTAAAAGGAACACCTAAAAATATATCGGCGCTTCGTTGGTATAATTGACATGATAATTTTCCGTCAGCTACATAAAACTGAAAAAATGCATGACAGGGTGGTAATGCTGCTTTTCCGTTGGCTACATTTTCTGAAAATGATTTTGAAGTATCGGGCATTACAGAAGGATTCCAAGCAGAAACTAACATTCTACGGCTATTCGGATTGTTCTTTAATGTATCAATTACCTCTTTTAACTGATCAATTTCATCGCTATTCCAGTTACGCCATTGATGCCCATAAACAGGTCCTAAATCGCCATTTTCATCTGCCCAAGAATTCCAAATTTTAACACCATTTTCTTGCAAATATTTAATATTTGTATCGCCTTTTATAAACCAAAGTAATTCATAAATAATCGATTTTAAGTGCAACTTTTTAGTGGTTACCATCGGGAAACCTTTACTTAAATCAAATCGCATCTGATGCCCAAAAACACTTTTTGTACCTGTTCCTGTTCTATCTCCTTTTTCGTTTCCGTTTTCTAAAATCTGTTGTACTAAGTCTAAATATTGCTTCAT encodes:
- a CDS encoding thymidylate synthase, with the translated sequence MKQYLDLVQQILENGNEKGDRTGTGTKSVFGHQMRFDLSKGFPMVTTKKLHLKSIIYELLWFIKGDTNIKYLQENGVKIWNSWADENGDLGPVYGHQWRNWNSDEIDQLKEVIDTLKNNPNSRRMLVSAWNPSVMPDTSKSFSENVANGKAALPPCHAFFQFYVADGKLSCQLYQRSADIFLGVPFNIASYALFTMMIAQVCGYQAGDFIHTFGDAHIYNNHQEQLALQVSREPKPLPTMKINPAIKNIEDFTFEDFELVGYDSHPHIKGVVAV